The nucleotide sequence TTCTTCTCTTCCTGCTGGAATATATTTCTTAAGGCTGGAAGTAGGAGAGGAGACAAAACAACATCCTTTTATTGTTGAATAAAAGCTGTGTTTTACGGGGCTGTTACAAAGCATGTACAGCCCCTTTTGTTTTTTAAGAAGTGCAGGGTTCAAAAATGATTATCAGTTCTCTGTAAGGCCATTCAAAAAATCTTTCATCTCTTTGGAATCATAATTGGCCATTCCTTCATGTTTAGCAACCACTTGCCCTTTAGGAGATATGATAAAGGTAGCAGGTACCACATTCGAAGCAAACGCTGCCGGCAGGGGATTGGCTGGTAGATAAACTGGAAAGGTGTAGCCTTTTCTCTCGATAAACCTATTTACCTTCTCGCTTCCTTTTTCATCTATGGAAAGCATGACAAAAACTATTTTTTCAGGATCTACTTTTTTATATAGGCTCTGTATGTTGGGCATTTCTGCAATGCATGGCGGGCACCACGTTGCCCAAATATTTAGAAAGATGACTTTTCCGTGTAGGTTTTCAAAATTTACAGGTGTACCGTTAAGGTCTGTCATTTGAAATCCTGCACCTGCCATGTTTTTCTCTGTTAAACTCGCTTTTTCACCTTCAGCTTGGTGGGGTAGGCTTGGTTTTATAAGCCCAGTGGCCAGCACGAC is from Cytophagaceae bacterium ABcell3 and encodes:
- a CDS encoding TlpA disulfide reductase family protein, which encodes MNKRKFSLKDIPGWVITLAIIGILYITGYHTEVIGQAQRVVLATGLIKPSLPHQAEGEKASLTEKNMAGAGFQMTDLNGTPVNFENLHGKVIFLNIWATWCPPCIAEMPNIQSLYKKVDPEKIVFVMLSIDEKGSEKVNRFIERKGYTFPVYLPANPLPAAFASNVVPATFIISPKGQVVAKHEGMANYDSKEMKDFLNGLTEN